The following are encoded together in the Mumia sp. Pv4-285 genome:
- a CDS encoding metal ABC transporter permease — protein MNDILSYEFMQRALLAAVITGLTAPAIGTYLVQRRLALLGDGIGHIALTGVAAGLLTNTQPLVTAVIVSVLGAVAIELLRTYGRTSGDVALALLFYGGIAGGVLLTNLAGGSAATLNGYLFGSINTISGTDLVIVAVLGAVVLLLAVGLSPQLFAVCQDEEHARVSGVPVQAYGILIAVLAAVTVTVSMRTVGLLLVSALMVVPVAAAQQLTRSFRGTFVLAMGIGTFAALTGVLGSYEIDTQPGPTIVIVALGIFLVLAPVGHLVRSTRRRLSSTNDPVEEAA, from the coding sequence GTGAACGACATCCTGTCCTACGAGTTCATGCAGCGGGCGCTGCTCGCCGCGGTCATCACGGGCCTGACCGCGCCCGCCATCGGCACGTACCTCGTGCAGCGCCGCCTCGCACTCCTCGGCGACGGCATCGGGCACATCGCGCTGACCGGGGTCGCGGCCGGGTTGCTGACCAACACCCAGCCTCTCGTCACCGCGGTCATCGTCAGCGTTCTCGGCGCGGTCGCGATCGAGCTGCTCCGGACGTACGGCCGCACCAGCGGCGACGTCGCGCTCGCGCTGCTCTTCTACGGCGGGATCGCCGGGGGCGTCCTGCTCACGAACCTCGCCGGCGGGTCGGCGGCCACCCTCAACGGTTATCTGTTCGGGTCGATCAACACGATCAGCGGCACCGACCTGGTCATCGTGGCCGTGCTGGGCGCCGTCGTGCTGCTCCTGGCCGTGGGCCTGTCGCCGCAGCTGTTCGCGGTGTGCCAGGACGAGGAGCACGCCCGCGTGTCCGGTGTGCCCGTCCAGGCGTACGGGATCCTGATCGCCGTCCTCGCTGCCGTCACCGTGACCGTCTCCATGCGGACCGTCGGGCTCCTGCTGGTGTCCGCGCTCATGGTCGTGCCCGTCGCTGCCGCGCAACAGCTGACCCGCAGCTTCCGGGGCACGTTCGTCCTCGCGATGGGCATCGGCACGTTCGCGGCACTGACCGGTGTCCTCGGCAGCTACGAGATCGACACCCAGCCCGGCCCGACGATCGTCATCGTGGCGCTGGGCATCTTCCTGGTGCTCGCTCCGGTGGGCCACCTTGTCCGATCGACACGACGGCGCCTGTCCAGCACGAACGACCCGGTCGAGGAGGCAGCATGA
- a CDS encoding Fur family transcriptional regulator: MTETPIRTTRQRRAVAAVMDELDRFASAREIHDALRDRGDSVGLSTVYRNLQALADADEVDQLRNDDGEILYRRCVTDTHHHHLVCRECGRTVEVEGPALERWVEQVGAEHGFRKMTHTLELFGTCDQCG, encoded by the coding sequence ATGACCGAGACCCCGATCCGTACGACCCGGCAACGGCGCGCCGTGGCCGCCGTGATGGACGAGCTCGACCGTTTCGCGAGCGCCCGCGAGATCCATGACGCGCTGCGTGACCGCGGCGACTCGGTGGGTCTGTCGACGGTGTACCGCAACCTCCAGGCACTCGCCGACGCCGACGAGGTCGACCAGCTGCGCAACGACGACGGCGAGATCCTCTATCGGCGGTGCGTCACCGACACCCACCACCACCACCTGGTGTGCCGCGAGTGCGGCCGCACCGTCGAGGTCGAAGGCCCGGCGCTCGAACGCTGGGTCGAGCAGGTCGGCGCCGAGCACGGCTTCCGGAAGATGACGCACACCCTCGAGCTCTTCGGGACCTGCGACCAGTGTGGGTGA
- a CDS encoding NADP-dependent oxidoreductase yields MTSSAASAPTTHHSVLLASRPHGEPTPENFTIERTPVPEPGPDEVLLRTIYLSLDPYMRGRMSDAESYDEPVPVGGVMVGGTVSEVVASNSDLVTVGDFVIAFTGWQEYAVAPANAVRRLDPSRAPLSTALGVLGMPGFTAYAGLLEIGRPQPSETVVVAAAAGPVGSAVGQIARIKGARAVGIAGGPEKVRYVKEELGFDVALDHRSPDFVDELAAATPDGIDVYFENVGGAVFDAVLPRVNEFGRIPLCGLIAQYNATALPEGPDRSPVLLRRILTRSLTVRGFIQREFVKAHYRQFQEDMAGWIADGRVRYREDVVDGLDKAPEAFLGMLRGTNFGKLVVQVGPDPTRP; encoded by the coding sequence ATGACTTCCAGCGCAGCCTCGGCCCCCACGACCCATCACAGCGTCCTCCTGGCCAGCCGGCCGCACGGCGAACCGACACCCGAGAACTTCACGATCGAGCGCACCCCGGTCCCCGAGCCGGGGCCGGACGAGGTGCTCCTGCGGACCATCTACCTCTCCCTCGACCCCTACATGCGCGGGCGCATGTCGGACGCGGAGTCGTACGACGAGCCCGTCCCCGTCGGGGGCGTGATGGTCGGCGGCACCGTCTCGGAGGTGGTCGCCTCGAACAGCGACCTCGTCACGGTCGGCGACTTCGTCATCGCCTTCACCGGCTGGCAGGAGTACGCCGTCGCGCCGGCGAACGCCGTACGCCGACTCGACCCGTCGCGCGCGCCGCTGTCGACCGCGCTCGGCGTGCTCGGCATGCCGGGCTTCACCGCGTACGCCGGTCTGCTCGAGATCGGTCGTCCGCAGCCGTCCGAGACGGTCGTCGTGGCGGCGGCTGCCGGCCCGGTCGGCTCCGCGGTCGGCCAGATCGCCCGCATCAAGGGCGCTCGCGCCGTCGGCATCGCCGGTGGGCCGGAGAAGGTCCGCTACGTCAAGGAAGAGCTCGGGTTCGACGTCGCGCTCGACCACCGCTCCCCCGACTTCGTCGACGAGCTCGCAGCGGCCACACCCGACGGGATCGACGTCTACTTCGAGAACGTCGGCGGCGCGGTCTTCGACGCCGTCCTCCCCCGGGTGAACGAGTTCGGTCGCATCCCACTGTGCGGCCTGATCGCGCAGTACAACGCCACCGCGCTGCCCGAGGGTCCGGACCGCTCCCCCGTCCTGCTGCGCCGCATCCTCACGCGCAGCCTCACCGTCCGCGGCTTCATCCAGCGCGAGTTCGTCAAGGCCCACTACCGGCAGTTCCAGGAGGACATGGCCGGCTGGATCGCCGACGGACGCGTCCGCTACCGCGAAGACGTCGTCGACGGCCTCGACAAGGCGCCGGAGGCGTTCCTCGGCATGCTTCGTGGCACGAACTTCGGCAAGCTCGTCGTGCAGGTCGGCCCGGACCCGACGAGGCCGTGA
- a CDS encoding FAD-dependent oxidoreductase, producing MTTRDDGVKPAATAYDVVVVGAGTAGIPCAVNAADAGARVLLVEKDSRTGGTLHVSGGHLAAAGTRRQHEHGIEDSPQAHRADITRISHGTARSDLVDVLVDEAAVTVDWLEDHGFAFAPETPRIVYGHEPYTKARTYYGTDEGQSVLEVLRPELERACAESDLTLWTSAPVTELITDADGRVTGIGVYRDGRETTVQAGAVVLATGGYGADPDLFLELEGAPLVSAAARTATGDGLHLGRSVGARLQGQGSSLPTFGGLPDPRTPGRANWADRQRLTSERPPWEIYVDRDGRRWVAEDEESIDVKERALAEVVDRTFWTVFDDAALSAASGTMRQLVVGKEPDDVRAMMNTRPGVHRADTLADLADLAGIDAAGLVETVAAYNRAVEAGHDPAYGRTFLPAPIARPPYYAIRNHAITLVTFQGLDVDASFAVRDESGVVIEGLYAVGEVIGAGATCGNSFCSGMLVTPALTFGRLLGAELGASVRR from the coding sequence GTGACGACGCGCGACGACGGCGTGAAGCCCGCTGCCACCGCGTACGACGTGGTGGTCGTCGGCGCGGGGACGGCCGGCATCCCGTGCGCCGTGAACGCCGCCGACGCCGGTGCGCGCGTCCTGCTCGTCGAGAAGGACTCTCGCACCGGCGGCACCCTGCACGTGAGCGGCGGCCATCTGGCCGCGGCGGGCACGCGTCGTCAGCACGAGCACGGCATCGAGGACTCGCCGCAGGCGCACCGGGCGGACATCACCCGCATCAGTCATGGGACGGCACGATCGGACCTCGTGGACGTCCTGGTGGACGAGGCGGCGGTGACCGTCGACTGGCTGGAGGACCACGGCTTCGCGTTCGCGCCGGAGACGCCGCGGATCGTCTACGGGCACGAGCCGTACACGAAGGCGCGCACCTACTACGGCACCGACGAGGGGCAGTCCGTGCTCGAGGTGCTCCGGCCCGAGCTCGAGCGGGCCTGCGCCGAGAGCGACCTCACGCTGTGGACGAGTGCGCCTGTGACCGAGCTGATCACCGACGCGGACGGGAGGGTCACGGGCATCGGCGTCTACCGCGACGGGCGCGAGACCACCGTGCAGGCGGGCGCGGTCGTGCTGGCCACCGGCGGTTACGGCGCCGATCCCGACCTTTTCCTGGAGCTCGAGGGCGCGCCGTTGGTCTCGGCCGCCGCGCGCACCGCGACGGGGGACGGACTGCACCTCGGCAGGTCGGTCGGCGCGCGACTGCAGGGCCAGGGAAGCTCGCTCCCGACGTTCGGGGGCCTCCCGGATCCGCGCACCCCCGGACGCGCGAACTGGGCCGACCGGCAGCGGCTGACCAGTGAGCGGCCACCGTGGGAGATCTACGTGGATCGCGACGGACGCCGCTGGGTCGCCGAGGACGAGGAGTCGATCGACGTCAAGGAGCGCGCCCTCGCCGAGGTCGTGGACCGGACGTTCTGGACGGTCTTCGACGACGCCGCCCTGTCGGCCGCGAGTGGGACGATGCGCCAGCTGGTGGTCGGCAAGGAGCCCGACGACGTCCGCGCGATGATGAACACGCGACCGGGCGTGCACCGCGCGGACACGCTCGCGGACCTCGCCGACCTGGCGGGCATCGACGCCGCCGGCCTCGTCGAGACGGTCGCCGCGTACAACCGCGCGGTCGAGGCCGGCCACGACCCCGCGTACGGACGGACGTTCCTCCCTGCCCCGATCGCGCGACCGCCGTACTACGCGATCCGCAACCACGCGATCACGCTCGTGACCTTCCAGGGCCTCGACGTCGACGCGTCGTTCGCGGTGCGTGACGAGTCGGGGGTGGTGATCGAGGGCCTGTACGCCGTCGGCGAGGTGATCGGCGCCGGCGCGACCTGCGGCAACAGCTTTTGCTCCGGCATGCTCGTCACCCCCGCGCTCACCTTCGGCCGGCTTCTCGGAGCCGAGCTCGGCGCGTCCGTCCGGCGGTGA
- a CDS encoding 3-methyladenine DNA glycosylase, whose translation MTLDETDWRERAARHRERAEPFVAGRLRRRAQGEKHPVDDFLFEYYGYSPARLSRWHPGAGVLLGGDASEYAALGAYRSYDAGVGADLGRIPARRDGMEWIRGLLAMTATRPARTDCFGLHEWAMVYRQPVDEVRHDWPLRLGPDGTDAVVEAHQLRCSHIDAFRFFTPPAAPLNAVTPTRETQRALEQPGCLHANMDLYKWASKLVPLGDSDLLLDCFALARDVRELDMRAAPYDLSDLGYEPVRIETVDGKAAYVRLQRAHAERAAVLRARLLADYDRVLSLPSAIREV comes from the coding sequence GTGACGCTCGACGAGACCGACTGGCGCGAGCGTGCCGCGCGGCACCGCGAGCGCGCCGAGCCCTTCGTCGCGGGGCGGCTCCGGCGGCGGGCGCAGGGCGAGAAGCACCCGGTCGACGACTTCCTCTTCGAGTACTACGGCTACTCCCCCGCACGCCTGTCCCGCTGGCATCCCGGTGCCGGCGTCCTGCTCGGCGGTGACGCGTCCGAGTACGCCGCGCTCGGGGCGTACCGCTCCTATGACGCGGGAGTCGGGGCCGACCTCGGCCGGATCCCCGCTCGCCGCGACGGGATGGAGTGGATCCGCGGACTCCTCGCGATGACGGCCACCCGTCCCGCGCGGACGGACTGCTTCGGCCTGCACGAGTGGGCGATGGTCTATCGCCAGCCGGTGGACGAGGTCCGCCACGACTGGCCGTTGCGGCTCGGCCCCGACGGGACGGACGCGGTCGTCGAGGCGCACCAGCTGCGCTGCTCGCACATCGACGCCTTCCGGTTCTTCACCCCGCCGGCCGCACCGTTGAACGCGGTGACGCCGACACGCGAGACCCAGCGTGCGCTCGAGCAGCCGGGCTGCCTGCACGCCAACATGGACCTCTACAAGTGGGCGAGCAAGCTGGTCCCCCTCGGCGACTCGGACCTGCTCCTCGACTGCTTCGCCCTGGCGCGCGACGTCCGCGAGCTCGACATGCGCGCAGCCCCGTACGACCTGAGCGACCTCGGCTACGAACCGGTGCGCATCGAGACCGTCGACGGCAAGGCCGCGTACGTCCGGCTGCAGCGCGCGCACGCCGAGCGGGCGGCGGTGCTGCGGGCGCGGCTGCTCGCCGACTACGACCGCGTCCTGTCCCTCCCGTCCGCGATTCGTGAGGTTTGA
- a CDS encoding TauD/TfdA dioxygenase family protein: MTSSLTTSDSLGADAALAGAPYERIAVHRLGGRIGARIEGVRLSGAVDPATVAEIRAALLRHKVVFFRGQDHLDDEQQIAFAGLLGPLTSAHPTISTGSSRLLTIKTRSGQAANSWHTDVSFVDKVPAISVLRGVEVTEYGGNTSWANTVAAYEALPEPLRALADRLWAVHSNLYDYAAMNELGDADPDDPEVTEYRKEFGRIPFETEHPVVRVHPETGERALLLGQFFQRFVGLNTYESHEIFELFQTRITRLENTVRWAWAPGDVAVWDNRATQHYAVADFDDQPREVRRVTVAGDVPISVDGRTSVVRSGSSADFVDIDSLIS; encoded by the coding sequence GTGACCTCGAGCCTCACCACGTCCGACAGCCTCGGTGCCGACGCTGCCCTCGCGGGCGCGCCGTACGAGCGCATCGCGGTCCACCGGCTCGGCGGCCGGATCGGAGCACGCATCGAAGGCGTACGCCTGTCCGGCGCCGTGGACCCAGCGACGGTCGCGGAGATCCGTGCGGCGCTGCTCCGTCACAAGGTCGTCTTCTTCCGAGGACAGGACCACCTCGACGACGAGCAGCAGATCGCGTTCGCCGGACTGCTCGGCCCACTCACCAGTGCGCACCCGACGATCAGCACCGGATCGTCGCGGCTTCTGACGATCAAGACGCGCAGCGGCCAGGCCGCGAACTCCTGGCACACCGACGTGTCGTTCGTCGACAAGGTCCCGGCGATCAGCGTGCTGCGCGGCGTCGAGGTGACCGAGTACGGCGGCAACACCTCGTGGGCGAACACCGTCGCCGCGTACGAGGCGCTTCCCGAGCCCCTGCGCGCCCTCGCCGACCGGCTCTGGGCGGTGCACAGCAACCTGTACGACTACGCGGCGATGAACGAGCTCGGCGACGCGGACCCGGACGATCCTGAGGTCACGGAGTACCGGAAGGAGTTCGGCCGCATCCCCTTCGAGACCGAGCACCCCGTCGTCCGCGTGCACCCGGAGACCGGCGAACGCGCCCTGCTGCTCGGACAGTTCTTCCAGCGGTTCGTCGGCCTGAACACGTACGAGTCGCACGAGATCTTCGAGCTGTTCCAGACGCGCATCACGAGGCTCGAGAACACCGTCCGCTGGGCGTGGGCTCCGGGCGACGTCGCCGTGTGGGACAACCGCGCCACGCAGCACTACGCCGTCGCCGACTTCGACGACCAGCCGCGCGAGGTGCGGCGCGTCACCGTCGCCGGCGACGTGCCGATCAGCGTCGACGGCCGCACCAGCGTCGTACGCTCCGGCAGCTCGGCGGACTTCGTCGACATCGACTCGCTGATCAGCTGA
- the cimA gene encoding citramalate synthase — protein sequence MTTDQDPTFHVYDTTLRDGAQQEGLNLSVADKLVISRHLDELGVGYIEGGWPGSNPKDTEFFARAKDELVLKHATLAAFGATRRAGSGAADDPLVAALRDSGASVVTLVAKSHDRHVELALRTTLDENLAMVRDTVQHLRAHGQRVFVDCEHFFDGFRRNRAYALEVVRTAAEAGAEVVILCDTNGGMLPHWVGEIVADVAASTGARLGIHAHNDTGCAVANSVAAVQAGATHLQGCVNGYGERTGNADLITCVANLELKLGQKVVPTGALREASRIAHAIAEVTNYPPAARQPYTGVSAFAHKAGLHASAIRVDPDLYQHIDPELVGNDMRLLVSEMAGRATIELKGKELGFDLSGDAATLGRVTEVVKEREQAGYTFEAADASFELLLAEMVEGERPSYFDVESWRVITESSHAAGEEAQSEATLKIVAGGRRYVVTGEGNGPVSALDHALRQAIDRAFPDVETFGLNDYRVRILNESGGTDARIRVMIGTTDGQDTWTTVGVGHNIIEASWEALLDAFTYGLRRHRD from the coding sequence ATGACCACGGACCAGGACCCGACCTTCCACGTGTACGACACGACGCTGCGCGACGGTGCGCAGCAGGAGGGGTTGAACCTCTCCGTCGCCGACAAGCTGGTGATCTCGCGCCACCTCGACGAGCTCGGCGTCGGCTACATCGAGGGCGGGTGGCCCGGTTCGAACCCGAAGGACACCGAGTTCTTCGCCCGCGCGAAGGACGAGCTGGTCCTCAAGCACGCGACGCTCGCAGCCTTCGGCGCGACGCGGCGTGCGGGCTCCGGCGCGGCCGACGACCCCCTTGTCGCCGCGCTGCGCGACTCCGGCGCGTCGGTCGTGACCCTGGTCGCCAAGAGCCACGACCGCCACGTCGAGCTCGCGCTCCGAACCACGCTCGACGAGAACCTCGCGATGGTCCGCGACACCGTGCAGCACCTGCGCGCGCACGGGCAGCGCGTCTTCGTCGACTGCGAGCACTTCTTCGACGGCTTCCGGCGCAACCGGGCGTACGCGCTCGAGGTGGTGCGGACGGCTGCCGAGGCGGGCGCCGAGGTCGTGATCCTGTGCGACACGAACGGTGGGATGCTCCCGCACTGGGTCGGCGAGATCGTCGCCGACGTCGCCGCCTCGACCGGCGCGCGACTCGGCATCCACGCGCACAACGACACCGGCTGCGCGGTCGCCAACTCCGTCGCTGCGGTCCAGGCCGGTGCGACGCACCTCCAGGGGTGCGTCAACGGGTACGGCGAGCGCACCGGCAACGCCGACCTGATCACGTGCGTCGCGAACCTCGAGCTGAAGCTCGGCCAGAAGGTCGTGCCGACGGGTGCGCTGCGCGAGGCCAGCCGAATCGCGCACGCGATCGCCGAGGTCACCAACTACCCGCCGGCGGCACGGCAGCCGTACACGGGCGTGTCCGCGTTCGCGCACAAGGCCGGGCTGCACGCGAGCGCGATCCGCGTCGATCCCGACCTCTACCAGCACATCGACCCCGAGCTGGTCGGCAACGACATGCGCCTGCTCGTGTCGGAGATGGCGGGTCGCGCCACGATCGAGCTCAAGGGCAAGGAGCTCGGCTTCGACCTCAGCGGCGACGCCGCGACGCTCGGACGCGTGACCGAGGTCGTCAAGGAGCGCGAGCAGGCCGGCTACACGTTCGAGGCCGCCGACGCGTCGTTCGAGCTCCTCCTCGCCGAGATGGTGGAGGGTGAGCGGCCGTCGTACTTCGACGTCGAGTCCTGGCGGGTGATCACCGAGTCGAGCCACGCGGCAGGCGAGGAGGCGCAGTCGGAGGCGACGCTGAAGATCGTGGCCGGCGGCCGGCGCTACGTGGTGACCGGGGAGGGCAACGGCCCTGTCTCCGCGCTCGACCACGCGCTGCGGCAGGCGATCGATCGGGCGTTCCCGGACGTGGAGACGTTCGGGCTCAACGACTACCGGGTGCGGATCCTCAACGAGTCGGGCGGCACCGACGCCCGCATCAGAGTCATGATCGGCACGACCGACGGCCAGGACACCTGGACGACGGTCGGGGTCGGCCACAACATCATCGAGGCCTCGTGGGAGGCGCTGCTCGACGCGTTCACGTACGGTCTGCGCCGCCACCGCGACTGA
- a CDS encoding ROK family protein, which produces MTWTTKRGFVNTFAQDSSTAGIVLRTVLRHGIAFRDQIAEHTGLSAATIGRQVTSLVQHGLLQERPDCTRAGHVGRPTIPVEVDDRRLSAAAVHIGRLVTTVAVSDLRGRVLAIAHLPTRGDDRQLVVAAGRRLIGLDAGIGDRRLVTAAVVAPWEAIDRSPSVAGRTLRDLTGLPTATSDHVAAVAAADLLSSPEHAHGVTAYVYARETVGVATAHDGVAPSGARRAGSVTHLPTTSDVLCPCGARGCLGATVAAIGPAAHAAGIVARPDVELVHAAALAGDARAHALLIERADHLGRAVAVVRDLLDPHRVVLAGQAFTAYPPAASVVLEAFRRTTGLGPVPITLSRFGAEVQAAAATAIALGPLYRDPVAALERLERQQRRVRNARAPRQRSGTADPTTDAHAGRLQPA; this is translated from the coding sequence ATGACCTGGACGACGAAACGAGGGTTCGTGAACACGTTCGCGCAGGACAGCTCGACCGCCGGGATCGTGCTCCGCACGGTGCTGCGCCACGGCATCGCCTTCCGGGACCAGATCGCCGAGCACACCGGCCTGAGCGCCGCGACGATCGGCCGCCAGGTCACGTCGCTGGTCCAGCACGGCCTCCTCCAGGAGCGGCCCGACTGCACGCGCGCCGGTCACGTCGGACGCCCCACCATCCCCGTCGAGGTCGACGACCGGCGGCTGTCCGCAGCCGCGGTGCACATCGGCCGGCTCGTCACGACCGTCGCTGTGTCCGACCTGCGGGGTCGCGTTCTCGCCATCGCCCACCTGCCGACCCGCGGGGACGACCGTCAGCTCGTCGTCGCAGCCGGTCGACGGCTCATCGGGCTGGACGCAGGGATCGGCGATCGACGGCTCGTCACCGCAGCAGTCGTCGCACCCTGGGAGGCCATCGACCGCTCGCCCTCCGTCGCAGGGCGTACGCTCCGCGATCTCACCGGCCTCCCCACGGCGACCTCCGACCACGTCGCCGCCGTCGCTGCCGCCGACCTGCTCTCGTCGCCCGAGCATGCCCACGGGGTCACCGCGTACGTCTACGCGCGCGAGACGGTGGGGGTCGCCACCGCGCACGACGGGGTCGCACCGTCGGGTGCTCGCCGGGCGGGGAGCGTCACCCACCTTCCGACCACCTCCGACGTCCTCTGCCCCTGCGGTGCCCGCGGCTGCCTCGGGGCCACGGTGGCCGCGATCGGCCCAGCGGCCCACGCCGCCGGGATCGTGGCGCGGCCCGACGTCGAGCTGGTCCACGCCGCCGCCCTCGCCGGCGACGCACGGGCCCACGCCCTGCTCATCGAGCGAGCGGACCACCTCGGTCGTGCGGTCGCGGTCGTCCGTGACCTCCTCGACCCGCATCGCGTCGTGCTGGCGGGCCAGGCGTTCACCGCGTACCCGCCTGCGGCGTCCGTCGTGCTGGAGGCCTTCCGGCGTACGACGGGGCTGGGTCCGGTCCCGATCACGCTGTCGCGGTTCGGTGCGGAGGTGCAGGCCGCGGCAGCCACCGCGATCGCGCTGGGCCCGCTCTACCGGGACCCGGTCGCGGCGCTCGAACGGCTCGAGCGCCAGCAACGCCGGGTGCGGAACGCGCGCGCACCGCGACAGCGCTCGGGCACGGCCGATCCGACGACGGACGCGCACGCAGGTCGGCTGCAACCTGCCTGA
- a CDS encoding C39 family peptidase: MFRQILIGIASLSIIAVAASPVSSAAAAEDAAPPGPDITVKHWDDVLDFARGSWEGVVPGLDGSLVISPLSKRTTTYADPFGDGTEKTYVYGRWTSPVVSPGYAIDESITSWNARTPTGTFVETTFRGRLEDGTWTKWYVMGRWASGDDFAAGDIHRTSLDGQGDANANIWTDTFSARTGHEPVAYQTRVTLLRPKGTWKSPRLDGLTTMTNELLSGDDGETSAFTLGRHVELDVPRFSQNIHKGEYPEFGGGGEVWCSPTSTTMVQYYYGRKYQVPASELTDIVAPNGDPQVDYAAMKTWDYTYEGAGNWPFNAAYAHTFGLDTFVTRLRSLAEAEKLVAAGIPVITSLSWDLEEMPEAGYDTNGHLMVIVGFTADGDPILNDPASSSNEAVRNVYTRENFEKVWQDSTGGVSYLYRPPGKRLPGDATNW, encoded by the coding sequence ATGTTCCGTCAGATCTTGATAGGTATCGCAAGTCTTTCCATCATTGCGGTCGCCGCATCTCCCGTCTCGAGCGCCGCAGCCGCGGAGGACGCCGCCCCGCCCGGCCCCGACATCACCGTGAAGCACTGGGACGACGTCCTCGACTTCGCGCGCGGCTCCTGGGAGGGTGTCGTTCCGGGTCTCGACGGCAGCCTCGTCATCAGCCCGCTCTCGAAGCGCACCACCACGTACGCCGATCCGTTCGGCGACGGGACGGAGAAGACCTACGTCTACGGCCGCTGGACGTCCCCGGTCGTCTCTCCCGGCTACGCGATCGACGAGTCGATCACGTCCTGGAACGCACGCACCCCGACCGGCACGTTCGTCGAGACCACATTCCGCGGCCGACTGGAAGACGGCACGTGGACCAAGTGGTACGTCATGGGCCGGTGGGCCTCCGGCGACGACTTCGCCGCCGGCGACATCCACCGCACGTCGCTCGACGGGCAAGGTGACGCGAACGCGAACATCTGGACCGACACCTTCTCCGCACGCACGGGCCACGAGCCCGTCGCGTACCAGACCCGGGTGACGCTGCTGCGGCCGAAGGGCACCTGGAAGTCGCCGCGCCTCGACGGGCTGACCACGATGACCAACGAGCTGCTCTCGGGCGACGACGGCGAGACGAGCGCGTTCACGCTCGGCCGGCACGTCGAGCTCGACGTGCCGCGGTTCTCGCAGAACATCCACAAGGGCGAGTACCCGGAGTTCGGCGGCGGCGGCGAGGTCTGGTGCTCGCCGACCTCGACGACCATGGTCCAGTACTACTACGGTCGCAAGTACCAGGTGCCGGCGTCGGAGCTGACCGACATCGTCGCGCCGAACGGTGACCCCCAGGTGGACTACGCCGCCATGAAGACGTGGGACTACACGTACGAGGGGGCCGGCAACTGGCCGTTCAACGCGGCGTACGCGCACACCTTCGGGCTCGACACCTTCGTGACGCGGCTCCGGTCGCTCGCCGAGGCCGAGAAGCTGGTCGCCGCAGGCATCCCGGTGATCACGTCACTCTCGTGGGACCTCGAGGAGATGCCGGAGGCGGGGTACGACACCAACGGGCACCTGATGGTGATCGTCGGCTTCACGGCCGATGGCGACCCCATCCTCAACGATCCCGCATCGAGCAGCAACGAGGCGGTGCGCAACGTCTACACCCGCGAGAACTTCGAGAAGGTGTGGCAGGACTCCACCGGAGGCGTCTCGTACCTCTATCGTCCTCCGGGCAAGCGGCTCCCCGGAGACGCCACCAACTGGTGA